The genomic stretch GGTGTTTTATTTCCTGATTTACCACATAGATGGCCGCTCTGTCCCAAGGGTTATAATCATAAGGTGTGCTGCTTCGGCCTAAACCGAAAAATGTGGCAGAGTTTACCATTTTCTTAGCATTTAGATTTTGTTTTAGGCCTATGGCAAACCATTCAGCGGTATTTACCTTGCCCAATCCCGGTGGGGAAAATTGGGCAAGGCATGTGTTATGGGTGATTCCTATACATAGGGCGAACAGCAAAAATTTTGTTATTCTTCCCATCATTTTTAGTCAGCTATTTGGCTAAGCACTTTTCCATTGGCGTCCATCACCACTTTCCAATCCTGGCCCATCAGCGATTCAAACTCCATTTTGTACACCACATCCTTTCCTTCGGTAATGCGCTCCAAATCATCAATAGAATAATCGCCAAATTGATCTTTGATGGTTTTGCTAACACTGGCCGGTAAGTCTTTTGGGGAAACATCTTCTTTATGTTTTACCATCTCTCCGGTGGCATTGTACCACACATCATGATCTACATTCCAGCCCATTTCAAAGTCTACATTGTAAAGTCCGTTTTCCATTTCCCATTCTACATCCTGAGCTTTAGGAAAACTGGTGTTGAAACTGCTAAGAACCACGGATGGTACTTGGCTTTGAGGAATGTCCTGAGCTTGTGTGTAGCCAAAAGTGGCGAGTGCTGCGATTAAAAAGATTTGCTTTTTCATTTGATATAATTTTTAATTTATACCACAAAGCAAAGGAGTGAATTGGGAAAGAATTGGGAATGGTTAGGGCTTCCTGAAATTTATTTCAAAGCAATGGAGATTATTTTCAAAACTGTACTGCAGCGTAAAATCTTGCAAATCCAGAATTGCCTTTACAATGGCCAATCCCAAACCTGTTCCTGTGGTTTCTGAATCTGATTTCTGAAAGCGGTTAAAAATGGTTTTGGCATCCAGCGATTGTGCTTTACCTGTATTGCTGATTTTTAGCAAATGCTCCAATAAATCTATCTGTACAGATCCTCCTTCCATATTATGAAAGAGCGCGTTTTTCAGCAAATTAGAAACTACAATATTGGCAAGAGAAGCATCCATATGGACCGTAAGCTGATGCTTTTCAGAAACGGAAATGTCAATATTTTTATAGTCTGCAAACTCTCCTAAATCAGAAACATTTTGCTGTACTAATTCATTGATGGAAATACTTTGATTGTCAAAAAACTGCTTGTTGTCTATTTTAGAAAGCAGCAGCAGCGATTTGTTTAGTCTGATCAGGCGCTCAATGATTTGGAAAACTTCAGCCACACTTTCAGCCTGGCTGTCTTGCAAATCTCCTTTTTCGAGCAAGAGCTCCAACTTATTTATGGCAATGGCCAAAGGCGTTTGCAGCTCGTGAGAGGCGTTTCCTATAAATTCCTTTTGCTGCTCATAGGTGGCAATTGTTCTTTCTAAAAGTGTGTTTACTGCTTCCTGCAAATCTGTAAACTCTTTGGTTTTAGTTTGTACATGCGGCAAATTTGGGGTATTGCCCAATCGGTAATTTTTTAGCTGTTGCAAAAAGTTGTAGAAGGGCTTCCAGAGTTTTTTGAGCACTATATTATTGATGAGAATAATGCTGGCGATGAGGATGATGTATAGCCATACAATATCCCAAAGGAGCGTTTTAATGAGGTCATCTTCCTCTACCATGGAGTTGGCAATCTTTAATTCATAAAAGCGGCCATTGTTTTCAAAAGCCGTGCTAAGCATGCGAACAGGCTCGGCTTCCAGTTCTTCGTCATCGGCATCCTGCATGTATATCAGCGTATCGATGTATCTGTCTTTTATCGAGAGTGCGTGCTCTTTTTCAATTTCCTTTATGGTAAAAAAGCTTTCGTCAAAATAGGTTTTGGTGAGAATAGTAGAATCCTTTTGAGTATTAAGAATGATCAGCCGCTTGTAGTTTTCCAAGCCTTCATCAATGCTTCCCTTTATTTCATGAAGCATATTGATGTAAAAAACCGAAGCCCACACCGCCACAATCAGCAGTATAGAAATGGATAGATACTTTAAAGATTGATTGACTAGCTTCATTTTTCCACCAATTTATAGCCCACTCCATATACAGACTCAATCTCAATTTCGGCCGCTGCTTCCTGTAGCTTTTTCCTCAGGTTCTTGATTTGATAATACACAAAGTCCAGATTGTCAGCTTGATCGGTATTGTCGCCCCACACGTGCTCAGCCAGAGCTACTTTGGTTACCAGCCTATTTTTATTGAGCAAAAAGTAGTTGAGTGTGTCAAACTCCTTTCGGTTTAATGTTACCTCTTTTCCGTTTACCACAAACTGGCGTTCTGTTAAGTCAAGCTCCACATTTGCCAATTCGATTGTGTTTTTTCCACTGAGGTTTTTTCTGCGGAGAATAGCCTTTACTCTAGCATTTAGTTCGGCCAGGTGAAAAGGTTTGGTGAGGTAGTCATCTGCTCCAAGCTCTAGCCCGGCAAGTTTGTCATCCAATGAGTCTTTTGCAGAAATGATAATCACATTTCCACTTTTATCTTGCTTTTTTAGTTCTTTTAGAATGTTGAGCCCGCTGCCATTGGGAAGCATAATGTCAAGCAGAATGCAGTCGTAATCATACAAGAAAACTTTTTCGATAGCGCTGTCATAATCTGAAGCGGTTTCTATCAAAAAGTTCTCCTTTTCCAGCGAAAGCTTGATGTTTTGCAAAAGCTGCTGCTCGTCTTCTATTACTAAAATTTTCACGCGCTCAAGTTGCTATTAAATTATGGAAAGAAATGGGAATTTAGAAAAGTTAAAGCATAGCGATCAGAATTGCTGGGTTGCTGGGTAATGGGAAAACAGTCTTGAGCGCAAGTCAGCATAGCGCAATCTCAGGTTAACTAAAAAATAGCAAGGAAAGGTATAGGCACTATATCATAAAAAAAGACCCGAAGCCTTTTTAGGTTTTCGGGTCTTAAGTTTTATATGGATTGTGAATTTAGTCGTCCAGGAGAATTCCAGCCAACTGTTTTAGCTTAAGCTCTTCAAACTTGGCGTTGTATTTTGCAATGCTGTAATTGTTTTGAGCGTTACGCAAATTGAGCTGTGCTTGTCTAAACTCTATCGAGGTGATTTGCCCTTGCTTGTACAAATCATCACTGCGGTCGAAGTTTTTCTGTGAGGTTTTTAAATTGGCTTTTTCGGCATTAAACACAAACAATGCATTTTGGTAAGAGGCGTATGCATTTAGCACATCTCGCTTTATCGAGAGTTCGGTTTGCTCTTTTAAAATCTCCTGGCGTTCTATTTCGATGCGTGCATTTTGGCTATTTACACGAGTGGTTCCTCCATCAAAAAGGTTCCAGGTTAATGATAAACCTGCTTGTGGACCGTAGTTATAGTTTCCGGTAACGAAGGCTCCTGCCGGGTTTTGACTGCCAGCATAATCATACCCTGCATTTAGCGAAAGCGCAGGAAACCACCCTGATTGGCTGGCTTTTAGTGCAAACTCGCTGTTGCGCAACTGGCTGTTGGTTTGCTCAATTTGAACGTTGCGTTCATAAGAGAGAGCAATCAAATCTTCCTTATTTATAGGCAGGGCAAAGGTTACGTTGGTATCTACTGCAAAATCTGTTTCAATATCACGACCCATAATCAGGTTTAAATTGCGCTGTGCATTTTCTAATTGCTGGGTGGTATTTAGCAGGCTTATGCTATCATTATTCACATCCACCTGTGCATTTAGCAA from Owenweeksia hongkongensis DSM 17368 encodes the following:
- a CDS encoding PepSY-like domain-containing protein, translating into MKKQIFLIAALATFGYTQAQDIPQSQVPSVVLSSFNTSFPKAQDVEWEMENGLYNVDFEMGWNVDHDVWYNATGEMVKHKEDVSPKDLPASVSKTIKDQFGDYSIDDLERITEGKDVVYKMEFESLMGQDWKVVMDANGKVLSQIAD
- a CDS encoding sensor histidine kinase codes for the protein MKLVNQSLKYLSISILLIVAVWASVFYINMLHEIKGSIDEGLENYKRLIILNTQKDSTILTKTYFDESFFTIKEIEKEHALSIKDRYIDTLIYMQDADDEELEAEPVRMLSTAFENNGRFYELKIANSMVEEDDLIKTLLWDIVWLYIILIASIILINNIVLKKLWKPFYNFLQQLKNYRLGNTPNLPHVQTKTKEFTDLQEAVNTLLERTIATYEQQKEFIGNASHELQTPLAIAINKLELLLEKGDLQDSQAESVAEVFQIIERLIRLNKSLLLLSKIDNKQFFDNQSISINELVQQNVSDLGEFADYKNIDISVSEKHQLTVHMDASLANIVVSNLLKNALFHNMEGGSVQIDLLEHLLKISNTGKAQSLDAKTIFNRFQKSDSETTGTGLGLAIVKAILDLQDFTLQYSFENNLHCFEINFRKP
- a CDS encoding response regulator transcription factor; its protein translation is MKILVIEDEQQLLQNIKLSLEKENFLIETASDYDSAIEKVFLYDYDCILLDIMLPNGSGLNILKELKKQDKSGNVIIISAKDSLDDKLAGLELGADDYLTKPFHLAELNARVKAILRRKNLSGKNTIELANVELDLTERQFVVNGKEVTLNRKEFDTLNYFLLNKNRLVTKVALAEHVWGDNTDQADNLDFVYYQIKNLRKKLQEAAAEIEIESVYGVGYKLVEK
- a CDS encoding TolC family protein, coding for MKKEISIIKQGPNLGVKIWAVAAFITVGTALSAQEMLTREAALGLTLEHNYDIRVAEKNVEAADNSQSLLNSGYLPSVVANGNAGISGYQGQNQTVNGDINFDPTEAYNYNASVGLNYVLFNGFGRRYNYQQLKENYNITELQARQIIENTVLELATSYFELAQLTESVNILRNALDISSTRLKRAEYSFEYGQSTQIDLLNAQVDVNNDSISLLNTTQQLENAQRNLNLIMGRDIETDFAVDTNVTFALPINKEDLIALSYERNVQIEQTNSQLRNSEFALKASQSGWFPALSLNAGYDYAGSQNPAGAFVTGNYNYGPQAGLSLTWNLFDGGTTRVNSQNARIEIERQEILKEQTELSIKRDVLNAYASYQNALFVFNAEKANLKTSQKNFDRSDDLYKQGQITSIEFRQAQLNLRNAQNNYSIAKYNAKFEELKLKQLAGILLDD